The stretch of DNA GGCGTGATGCTGCGCGATGCCCCGATCTCGTCGTTGTGGTTGCCGTTGGTCGTGCTGGCCGTGATGGCGGTCGTGGTCTTCACGGGTTCGACGCTGCGTTTCCGGCGAGATCTCGCGCCCGACGTCTCGAAGGCGAGCAAGCCCGCGGCGGCGAAGACGGTCGATCCGACCGCTGCGGACGCCTCGTGATCGCCGCGGCCGAGTCCGTCGTCGTCCGGTTCGGCGACCGGACGGCCCTCGACCGGGTGAGCATCGACGTGCCTGCCGGCCAGGTGGTGGCCCTGGTCGGCGGAGACGGGGCGGGAAAGTCGACGCTGTTGCGGACGTTCGTGGGAGAAGTCGTGCCCGAGACCGGGACGGTTCGTGCCCCGGGCAAGCACGAGATCGGGTTCCTCTGTGCGGGCCCGGGGAGCTGGGCGGCGCTCACGGTTCGGCAGAACATGGATTTCGTCGGCGGCATCTACGGCCTCGGCGGCAACGAATTGGCCGAGCGGCGCGAGGAACTCATCGACCGGGCCGGGCTGGGTGGGGCGGCGGATCGGCTCGCCTCGGCGCTGTCGGGAGGGATGCGACGCAAACTGGGCACGGCGATGGCCATGCTGCACAGACCCCAGTTGCTGATCCTGGACGAACCGAGCACCGGCGTCGACCCCGTGAGCCGCATCGACCTGTGGCGATTGATCTCGGAGGCCGCCGCGGACGGTGCAGCCGTGTTGATGTCGACGACCTACCTCGACGAGGCCGAGCGAGCCGGGCATCTCGTCGTACTGGACTCCGGCCGGATCCTGACCCAGGGGTCCTACGACGAGGTGCGTGCCGGATTCACCGGCACCATCACCTCGGCGGCAGATCCCGTGCGACCGGAATGGTCGTGGCGCCGCGGCCGGGAGCGTCACGAGTACTGGGAGGACGGGTATCCCGACACCGACGCGACGATCGTGACGCCAGACCTCGAAGACATCGTCATCGCGTTGTCGATGACACGTCGACGGGAGGTCGGGGCATCATGACCGGTGAGGTACTTCGCGCCCGCTCGGTGACCCGGAAGTTCGGTGACTTCACGGCCGTCGACTCGATGTCGATGACGGTCGCCCCCGGCGAGGTGGTCGGTCTTCTCGGAGCCAACGGTGCCGGGAAGACCACGCTGATCCGGATGCTCCTGGGTCTGCTCGCCGCGACGGAGGGCGCGGTCGAATTGCTCGGCGGCCCGCCGGACCGAACGCGCCGGGCGCGCATGGGTTACGTGCCCCAGAACCTCGGTCTCTACCGCGATCTGACCGTCGAGGAGAACCTGGCCTTCAGCGCGGAGGCCTACGGTGTTCCGGCACCCGGCGTCCCCGCCGAACTCCACGACGCGCGCAACACCCTCGTCAGGGACCTGGCGCTGGGCTCGCAACGACAGGTGGCGTTCGTCGTGGCACTGGCACACGAACCGGACGTGCTGGTGTTGGACGAGCCGACCTCCGGTGTGGACGCACTGTCCCGCGCGAGATTGTGGGACACGATCCGGCACCAGGCCGACAAGGGCGTCGGCGTCCTGGTGACCACCCACTACATGGAAGAAGCGCAGCAGTGTGATCGCCTGCTGCTGATGTCGTCCGGTCAACTCGTCGGCGCCGGCAGCGAGGACGACATCATCGGCGACACCCGCGCGGTGGCGGTGCACACTCCGGAATGGGCCCAGGCCTTCGCGGCACTGAACGATGCCGGAATCCCGGTGATCCTGGACGGCCGTGCGATCCGAGTCCCGGACACGGACCCGGCGAGGATCGATTCGGTACTCGACTCCGCCGGAATCACGGCCGACATCCGGCCCGTCCGCGCCACCATCGAAGAACGCATGCTCGTCCTCGCGCGCGCCGGGGCGCAAGGGTAGTCACGCTTCGCCGGTCCGGGGCGATGAACACCGTATGAGGGTCGACGCGCGCAAAGCAGCCCTGGTCGTCGCGGTGATGACGTGGATCGCCTTGGCGACCGGCTGCCGGTCGACCAGTGGCCGAACCGGAGACCTCGAAGGATCGTTGATCCCGTTGCATGACATCCCCGCGGCCCAGGAAGGCCCTGATCTCCCTCTCGAACCACCGCCGTCGGATTCCGGCACCGGTGTCCCCGCTCCCACACCGACGGCACCACCGCCTCCGACACTGGACATCCCGGCTCACCCGACTGTGCCGTTACCGCCGGCGCCACCGAGCGTCGTCGTGACCGCCAGTGGCATGCACATCGAGCGGCACGATGGATTCGACCGCGTCGTCTACGACTTCGGCGGCACCTGGGTGCCCCGCCGGCGCGCCGAGTACGTTGCCGAGGCAACTCCACGCGGCGCAGAGACCGCGATACCCATCAACGCCCGATCGATTCTGCAGATCTACTTCTTCGACACACTCCCGCCTGCCGAGAGTGGAATCGCCGCCTACAGCGGACCGAATCCTCTGTCGGATCCCGCTGCGCACAGTGTCGTCGAGGTGCACCTGACGCCGAACTTCGAGAGAACCACCCAATCGTTCATCGGTCTCCGCACCGGCCATCCACGATTCCAGGTCGCGACCCTCTCCGAGCCGACACGAGTAGTCGTCGATATTTACGAATGACACCACGGCGCCGGACAACGTCCGGTTGAGTGGGGACGAAACGAATGCCGTTCCTCGCGTTCGTAGTTCGATTTCGGTTCGGTCACACGGCGGCGCCGGGCCCTTGCAGTAGTTCGACGTCGCCGGCGTGCATCGATTCTCCGCAGTGCGTGCAGCGGAGGTCGACTTTGCTGATTTCGCCGCATGCCTGGTGGCGGTAGAGGACGGGCGGGCCCGCCTCCCCCGCGAGCCAGTTGTCGCCCCAATTGGCCATGGCCATCAGAACGTCGAGGAGTTCGACACCTTTGTCCGTCAAAACGTATTCGTACCGGGGTCGCTGGTCGTAGGGCCGGCGCTCGAGCACTCCGCACTCCACGAGGTGGTTGAGCCGCTCGGTCAGGACCTTGCGCGAGATGCCGAGGTCGGCCTGGATCTGCTCGAACCGGGTGAATCCCGCCCACACGTCACGCAGGACCAGCGGCGTCCACGGCTCCCCGACGACGTCGAGTGTTCGCGCGATCGAGCACGCCATCCCGCCGAAACTTGTGCGTTGCATGACGTCAGTCTAGCAATCGGGGTTCCCTGAAGGAACTCACACTGCTACGCTCGTGGGGTCTCCTGAAGGAACCCAACAGGACCGTCATCCCCGATGAAGGAGCAGACCCATGCTTGACCCCGACGTGCGCCGCGTACTCGACGGCACCTCGATCGCCCACCTCGCCACCGCCCTCCCGGACGGCTCGCCCCACACCGTTCCCCTCTGGATCGGCACCCACGGCGACCAGATCGTCTTCCTCACCGGTCCAGGCTCGCGCAAGGCACGCAATCTGCGCCGCGACCCGCGGCTGGCACTGTCCATCGCGCCCGCCGACAACCCGTTCGAGCCCGTTGTCGTCCGTGGACGGGTCGTCGAGTGGCTCGACGGCGATGCGGCATGGGAGATCATCGACCAGCTGTGCACGAAGTACACGGGCGCACCCTACCCCCGAGACGAAGAACGCGTCGTGGCCGTGATCGAGCCCGAGCGACAGACCGTCGGCGTCGGCTGAGCCGATCACAGACAGACTGCGGGGCAGCGATTCTCACTCGCTCATTCCGGCGGTGAGCCGTCCCGGCGCTCCAGCGTCGCGGTGAGGCCCGCAAGGAGGATGTCGACTCCGCGTTCGAGTTCGGCGGCGCCGTCGTAGGACGCCAGCACCGGCGCCAGCCCCCGGAGCAGGGGGAATTCACCGATCGGCAAACGGTGAAGGCCGAGACGCAGGAGGTCGTCGGATTCGTCGGGGCGCTCGACGAGTTCCTGCAGTTCGTTGAGGACGTGACCGTAGAGGAAACCGAACAACGCCCGATAGACGTGCAGGGCGTCGGCGTCGGTGAAACCCGCCCGGGTCAGCAGCGTCAGGATGTCCTCGAGCGGCCGCAGGGTGCCGAGTGGCCTGAGCCCGAGCGGCGTCGACAGCGGGCGGGTGACCAGGAGCGGCACCACCTGAGGATGGGCGAGCGCCAGCCTGCGAAAACCCCGCGCGACCTCCCGTAGTTGCATGGCCCAATCGCCGTCGCCGGTATCGACCTCGAGCTCCTCGAGCACGCGCTCGGCGAGACCGTCGAGCAACGCGGCCTTGTTCGGAGCGTGGCGGTACAGAGTCATCGGATCGCGGTCGAGAGCCTTACCGAGACGGCGCATGGACAGCCCGTCGATTCCGTCTCGGTCGACGATCGCGAGTGCTTCTTCGAGTATCCGCTCCCGGGTGATCGGGCCGCCGTCAGAGTGGATCGAACGACGATCGGGCTCATCGGCCATCACAGCACCTCCATGAACACTGTAGGCCTGTACTGTAGATCTACAGTGTTGACAGCCCGCGAAATGCGGCGTTCACTTCAGGGTGAAGCACGGAGCAGGTTCGGAATCGGGAGTCGAGAATGGCGATATCCGACATCAAGGAATACGCGCATCTCACCGAGGAGGATGTCGAGGCGCTCCGCTCCGAACTCGACGCCATCCGCCGGGACGTCACCGATTCGCTCGGTGAACGCGATGCCACCTACATCCGTCGCACGATTGCGTTTCAGCGTGTACTGGATGCCGCTGCGCGCCTGGTGATCCACTGCAGCCGGGCGCGAATCGGGTGGATCCTCGGGACGACGGCCCTGGCTCTGGCCAAGAGTGTGGAGAACATGGAGATCGGGCACAACGTCTCCCACGGCCAGTGGGACTGGATGAACGACCCCGAAATCCACTCCAGCACCTGGGAGTGGGACATGGCAGGCGTGTCGTCGCAATGGCAGTACTCGCACAACTATCGCCACCACGTGTTCAGCAACGTGGTCGGAATGGACGACGATCTCGGGTTCGGCGTCATCCGTATCACCCGCGACCAGCCCTGGAAGCCCGACAATCTGCTGCAGCCACTACGGAACCTGTTGTTGGCATCAACATTCGAATGGGGCATCGCCCTGCACGGCCTGTATTCCGAACGGGACCGCGTCGACACCGCCGCCGAGAAGACCGCCCACACCCGAGCACTGCTCGGCAAGATCGCTCGCCAGGCCGGCAAGGACTACGTGCTGTTTCCCGCCGTCAGCGGGCGGCGGTGGCGACGGACGCTGACGGCGAACCTCTCGGCCAACCTGCTGCGAAACCTGTGGGCGTACGTCGTGATCTTCTGCGGGCACTTCCCCGACGGTGCCGAAAAGTTCACGCCATCGGAACTGGAACACGAGACCCGGGCGGAGTGGTATCTGCGCCAGATGCTGGGCACCGCCAACTTCCGGGCCGGTGCGGTGCTGGCATTCCTGAGCGGCAACCTCTGCTACCAGATCGAGCACCACCTGTTCCCCGACCTTCCCAGCAACCGCTACGCGGAAATCGCGACGAGGGTCCGCGCACTGTGCGAAAAATACGATCTGCCCTACACCACCGGTTCGCTTGCCAAGCAATACTTTTTGACCCTGCGCACCATCCACAAGCTGGCGTTCCCGGACCGGTTCCTGTCCGCGACCGCCGATGACGCTCCCGAGACCGCGTCCGAACTGAAATTCCGCACCTCCCCCACCGGGCCCGCCGACGAGCGCACCGGACGACGGGCGGGACTGCGCACCGCGTTGCGCGAGGCGACGCCGAACCGCCGACCGCACGCGAAGGGACGCCGACGGGCCTGACGCACCCGCCGCCTCACACAGGGGGTGTGCAATGAACACCCTTGGGTGGCTGTCGACCGGCTCCTTCCGGGGGCAATGTTGGTGTGGTCAAAGAACACCCGCCCCCACACCAGCAAGGACTCCGCATGTTTCGCCACACCGCCATTCGCGCCGGCCTGATGTTCGCCGCAGTCGCATTCTCCGTCACCGGCGCGGCCGGAATCGCGCACGCCATGCCCGCCTCGACGGGCGGTGACGTCGCCGTCACCTCACAGTCGGACCGTGACAACCGCGACCGGGATCGGCGCGACCGTTTCGACGACGACGCGCAGGGCGTGATGTGCGAGGGTCAGGCCATAGTCGACCGTCCCAGCTGCTCATCGCTGCCGTACTGATCGCTCACGATCGGGGAGGTGCAGGCCGCCGCCGCTGCCGCGTTCGTCGCGGCAGCGGCGTACTACTGAGCGCTACCGGGCGCGTGACGGCCTCGCGAAGAGATCCGACCAGCGGACTCGGGGATGCGCCTCGAGCAGTGCCCGGCGCTGACGTTCGGTCATCCCACCCCAGATGCCGAATTCGACGCGGTTGTCGAGCGCATACGCGCCGCATTGCATCAGCACCGGGCAGTGCCGGCACAGCGCGGCGGCCTTGCGCTGCGCGGCGCCTCTCACGAAGAGTCGATCCGGGTCTCCGTCTCGGCACCGGCCGCGCGTGATCCAGTGGAGTTCCGCACCGGAGTCGGGACGCTCGTTCGGCTTGTACATGTGAAGTCATTCCCCTCTCGAACACCGAGCACGGTCAGGGCACTGGGAATGTGGGAACAGCTTGATGGAGCAAGTGAAAGTTTCAGCTGCGGACAGGTTTACGCAACACATCGGCTCCGGCGACGAGGCGCGATCGACGATCGCACCGATGACAGATTAACTGCACCCCGTGCCGATCGCGCGTCGAAGCGTGTCCACCTATCCGGGCGAGCGGCGCAACGACCGGATCGCGTAGATCACGGCCCCGAGCGCGAGGACGCCCACACCCGGAATCACCGAGGCCAGGGGAAGGAACGCGGCGAGGACGATGCACCCGGCGGCGCCGACGAACGCCACCAGACGCGGCCACGGTTTCGCGGACAGCGTCCAGGCGGACGCGTTGGCGATCAGGTAGTAGACCAGCACGGCGAACGAGGAGAACCCGATGACGCCGCGCAGATCCGCTGTCGCGGCGAGCAGCGCCACCACCACAGCCACCGCCAACTCGGCCCGGTAGGGCACCGCGAACCGGGGGTGGACGGCATCGAGCAGGCGAGGCAGGTGGCCGTCGCGTGCCATAGCGAACGTCGTCCGCGAGACTCCGAGGATCAGGGCGAGCAGCGAGCCGAGGGCGGCGATCACCGCGGCCACCCGAACCACCGGCTCGAGACCCCCGAATCCCGCAGCGGCAACCGCCTGCGCAAGCGGATCCGTCGCGACCGCGAGAGCGTCGGCACCGAGAGCGTTCAGGACCGCGACCGCGACGCACAGGTACGCGACGAGGGTGATGGCCAGGGCGAGGGGAATCGCCCGGGCGATGGTCCGGGCCGGGTCCTTCACCTCCTCGCCGAGGGTGGCGATCCTGGCGTATCCGGCGAACGCGAAGAACAGCAGACCGGCGGCCTGCAGAACCCCGGTCACGCCGTGGCCGGAAGCGATCCCGAGGCCGTCGAACCCGGTGTCGGGACCGATCAGGCACACAGTGACGACCACGGCGAGGACGGCGAGCACCGTGAAGACGATGAGCCGGGTGACCATCGCCGATTTCTGCACACCGAAGTAGTTCACGGCGGTGATGGCGGCGACGGCAACGACTGCGACGAGATGCTCGCGGCCGGGCCAGGCGTAGGCACCGACGGTCAGGGCCATCGCGGCACACGAGGCAGTCTTGCCGACCACGAATCCCCAGCCCGCCAGATATCCGAAGAACGGTCCCAGGCGTTCCCGCCCGTAGACATAGGTGCCGCCGGATTGCGGATACAGCGCGGCGAGCCGGGCCGAGGAATCGGCATTGCAGTAGGCGATCACCGCGGCCACGGCCAACCCGACGAGCAGTGCGCCGCCGGCGGCGGACGCTGCGGGCCCCAGCGCGGCGAAGATCCCCGCTCCGATCATCGACCCGAGGCCGATCATCACCGAGTCGAACACCCCCAGCCGCCGGCGTAACTGCGGCGTCGCGGCCGGATGCGCGTCGTCGCCGTCCGAAATCTCGTCACCGGCCATGCGTGGCATTTTCCCCCTTCGGACGTGCGGATGCCTGGGAACGCAACGCTAGCGTTCTCCGGCACGCAAGCGTGAACTGCACGGGGTCAACCGGTTTCGGCACTGTGTCAAGCTCGGGGTCACGACCACGCTATCGGG from Rhodococcus opacus B4 encodes:
- a CDS encoding ABC transporter ATP-binding protein; translated protein: MIAAAESVVVRFGDRTALDRVSIDVPAGQVVALVGGDGAGKSTLLRTFVGEVVPETGTVRAPGKHEIGFLCAGPGSWAALTVRQNMDFVGGIYGLGGNELAERREELIDRAGLGGAADRLASALSGGMRRKLGTAMAMLHRPQLLILDEPSTGVDPVSRIDLWRLISEAAADGAAVLMSTTYLDEAERAGHLVVLDSGRILTQGSYDEVRAGFTGTITSAADPVRPEWSWRRGRERHEYWEDGYPDTDATIVTPDLEDIVIALSMTRRREVGAS
- a CDS encoding ABC transporter ATP-binding protein is translated as MTGEVLRARSVTRKFGDFTAVDSMSMTVAPGEVVGLLGANGAGKTTLIRMLLGLLAATEGAVELLGGPPDRTRRARMGYVPQNLGLYRDLTVEENLAFSAEAYGVPAPGVPAELHDARNTLVRDLALGSQRQVAFVVALAHEPDVLVLDEPTSGVDALSRARLWDTIRHQADKGVGVLVTTHYMEEAQQCDRLLLMSSGQLVGAGSEDDIIGDTRAVAVHTPEWAQAFAALNDAGIPVILDGRAIRVPDTDPARIDSVLDSAGITADIRPVRATIEERMLVLARAGAQG
- a CDS encoding AMIN-like domain-containing (lipo)protein, which gives rise to MRVDARKAALVVAVMTWIALATGCRSTSGRTGDLEGSLIPLHDIPAAQEGPDLPLEPPPSDSGTGVPAPTPTAPPPPTLDIPAHPTVPLPPAPPSVVVTASGMHIERHDGFDRVVYDFGGTWVPRRRAEYVAEATPRGAETAIPINARSILQIYFFDTLPPAESGIAAYSGPNPLSDPAAHSVVEVHLTPNFERTTQSFIGLRTGHPRFQVATLSEPTRVVVDIYE
- a CDS encoding winged helix-turn-helix transcriptional regulator; translation: MQRTSFGGMACSIARTLDVVGEPWTPLVLRDVWAGFTRFEQIQADLGISRKVLTERLNHLVECGVLERRPYDQRPRYEYVLTDKGVELLDVLMAMANWGDNWLAGEAGPPVLYRHQACGEISKVDLRCTHCGESMHAGDVELLQGPGAAV
- a CDS encoding PPOX class F420-dependent oxidoreductase, which encodes MLDPDVRRVLDGTSIAHLATALPDGSPHTVPLWIGTHGDQIVFLTGPGSRKARNLRRDPRLALSIAPADNPFEPVVVRGRVVEWLDGDAAWEIIDQLCTKYTGAPYPRDEERVVAVIEPERQTVGVG
- a CDS encoding TetR/AcrR family transcriptional regulator C-terminal domain-containing protein, whose product is MADEPDRRSIHSDGGPITRERILEEALAIVDRDGIDGLSMRRLGKALDRDPMTLYRHAPNKAALLDGLAERVLEELEVDTGDGDWAMQLREVARGFRRLALAHPQVVPLLVTRPLSTPLGLRPLGTLRPLEDILTLLTRAGFTDADALHVYRALFGFLYGHVLNELQELVERPDESDDLLRLGLHRLPIGEFPLLRGLAPVLASYDGAAELERGVDILLAGLTATLERRDGSPPE
- a CDS encoding fatty acid desaturase family protein, with protein sequence MAISDIKEYAHLTEEDVEALRSELDAIRRDVTDSLGERDATYIRRTIAFQRVLDAAARLVIHCSRARIGWILGTTALALAKSVENMEIGHNVSHGQWDWMNDPEIHSSTWEWDMAGVSSQWQYSHNYRHHVFSNVVGMDDDLGFGVIRITRDQPWKPDNLLQPLRNLLLASTFEWGIALHGLYSERDRVDTAAEKTAHTRALLGKIARQAGKDYVLFPAVSGRRWRRTLTANLSANLLRNLWAYVVIFCGHFPDGAEKFTPSELEHETRAEWYLRQMLGTANFRAGAVLAFLSGNLCYQIEHHLFPDLPSNRYAEIATRVRALCEKYDLPYTTGSLAKQYFLTLRTIHKLAFPDRFLSATADDAPETASELKFRTSPTGPADERTGRRAGLRTALREATPNRRPHAKGRRRA
- a CDS encoding WhiB family transcriptional regulator, whose protein sequence is MYKPNERPDSGAELHWITRGRCRDGDPDRLFVRGAAQRKAAALCRHCPVLMQCGAYALDNRVEFGIWGGMTERQRRALLEAHPRVRWSDLFARPSRAR
- a CDS encoding APC family permease, translated to MAGDEISDGDDAHPAATPQLRRRLGVFDSVMIGLGSMIGAGIFAALGPAASAAGGALLVGLAVAAVIAYCNADSSARLAALYPQSGGTYVYGRERLGPFFGYLAGWGFVVGKTASCAAMALTVGAYAWPGREHLVAVVAVAAITAVNYFGVQKSAMVTRLIVFTVLAVLAVVVTVCLIGPDTGFDGLGIASGHGVTGVLQAAGLLFFAFAGYARIATLGEEVKDPARTIARAIPLALAITLVAYLCVAVAVLNALGADALAVATDPLAQAVAAAGFGGLEPVVRVAAVIAALGSLLALILGVSRTTFAMARDGHLPRLLDAVHPRFAVPYRAELAVAVVVALLAATADLRGVIGFSSFAVLVYYLIANASAWTLSAKPWPRLVAFVGAAGCIVLAAFLPLASVIPGVGVLALGAVIYAIRSLRRSPG